One Mycolicibacter sp. MU0083 DNA window includes the following coding sequences:
- a CDS encoding SRPBCC family protein encodes MPVKVVSSTRVIGASAKRIFGYIADPAWQPRWDGNANLAEAAPGQRVHAVGDVFTMELTTGGIRENHVVEFEEARRIAWRPADPGRPPAGHLWRWELEPVGPARTRVTHIYDWSALTDPNRLPRAQATTAATLAASLSRLATLAEIS; translated from the coding sequence CTGCCGGTCAAGGTTGTCAGTTCCACTCGGGTGATCGGAGCGTCGGCGAAACGGATCTTCGGCTACATCGCCGACCCGGCGTGGCAGCCGCGCTGGGACGGCAACGCCAACCTCGCCGAAGCCGCACCGGGACAACGGGTTCATGCCGTCGGCGACGTCTTCACGATGGAGCTGACGACCGGCGGGATCCGGGAGAACCACGTCGTCGAATTCGAGGAGGCCCGCCGCATCGCCTGGCGTCCCGCCGATCCCGGCCGTCCGCCGGCCGGGCACCTGTGGCGGTGGGAGCTCGAACCGGTGGGGCCGGCGCGCACCCGGGTCACCCACATCTACGACTGGTCGGCGCTGACCGACCCGAACCGGCTGCCGCGGGCGCAGGCCACCACGGCCGCAACGCTTGCCGCGTCACTGTCGCGGCTGGCCACCCTGGCCGAGATCTCCTGA
- a CDS encoding TetR/AcrR family transcriptional regulator, producing MSAPRKAKSTDNATRRRLIEATARLVRDEGYASATSRRVAAEAGVKQALVYYYFPTMDDLFVEVLRAGADVALERMRAALTADDPLRALWTINNDDRMTSLNTEFMALANHRKAIRTELRTYAERVRDIETAAVTVALRANGVDLEEFPPVAISMLIAQTARNLGNESSVGVTRGHEELRALIDRQLDRLAPPADAP from the coding sequence ATGAGCGCGCCGCGCAAGGCCAAATCCACCGACAACGCCACCCGGCGGCGCCTGATCGAGGCGACGGCGCGACTGGTGCGCGACGAGGGCTACGCCTCGGCGACATCGCGGCGCGTCGCCGCCGAGGCCGGCGTGAAGCAGGCCCTGGTTTACTACTACTTCCCCACCATGGACGACCTGTTCGTCGAGGTGCTGCGCGCCGGCGCCGACGTCGCACTGGAGCGGATGCGGGCCGCCCTGACCGCCGACGACCCGCTGCGCGCCCTGTGGACCATCAACAACGACGACCGGATGACCAGCCTGAATACCGAGTTCATGGCGTTGGCCAACCACCGCAAGGCAATCCGCACAGAGCTGAGGACCTACGCCGAGCGCGTTCGTGACATCGAGACCGCAGCCGTCACGGTGGCGCTGCGGGCCAATGGTGTCGACCTCGAGGAGTTCCCGCCGGTGGCGATCTCGATGCTGATCGCCCAGACCGCCCGCAACCTGGGCAACGAGAGCTCCGTCGGGGTCACGCGCGGACACGAGGAACTGCGGGCACTGATCGATCGCCAACTCGACCGCCTGGCACCGCCCGCCGACGCGCCCTGA
- a CDS encoding aldehyde dehydrogenase family protein, with the protein MSVSSVLDELRMRPGSGEVIPIIDPATEEQIGEFNDGGAEAVDAAVERARSSFESGVWSDIPARERAKVLWRIADLIDQHAGELAQIDSANTGMPLMQAQMIAPTCAEIFRYYAGWCTKLNGEAYQVQMTGGISGAHADLHAYTLKEPYGVVGLIFPWNGPVFNACTKLAPALAAGCSSVAKPAEETPLSALVLDRLLTEAGVPDGVVNLVTGYGHTAGAALVEHTGVEKIAFTGSTEVGRRIVTASAGNLKRVSLELGGKSPVLIYDDADLNTAITTAAMGIFIHSGQGCICGSRIFVQRGVYDQVVEGIAMVANNLQLGGPKDDGAVIGPLISEKQLNRVMGFIDEGKRDRVEVITGGHRLDRRGYFVHPTVLADVDPGMRLYQEEIFGPVVTVLPFEDDDEAVALANDSEYGLAATAWTNDLGRAHRLAKRLRAGTVSLNCQMIFDHSVPFGGYKQSGWGHEWGRDGVESFLQTKSVYTQL; encoded by the coding sequence ATGTCTGTCAGCTCCGTCCTGGATGAACTGCGGATGCGTCCCGGATCCGGTGAGGTGATACCCATCATCGATCCGGCCACCGAGGAACAGATCGGCGAATTCAACGATGGGGGTGCCGAGGCCGTCGATGCCGCGGTCGAGCGCGCCCGGTCGTCCTTCGAATCGGGTGTCTGGAGCGATATCCCGGCCCGGGAACGCGCCAAGGTCTTGTGGCGGATAGCAGATCTCATCGATCAGCACGCCGGCGAGCTTGCCCAGATCGACTCGGCCAACACCGGGATGCCGCTGATGCAGGCCCAGATGATCGCCCCGACCTGCGCCGAGATCTTCCGTTATTACGCCGGTTGGTGCACCAAACTCAACGGCGAGGCCTACCAGGTGCAGATGACCGGTGGCATCTCCGGCGCGCACGCCGACTTGCACGCCTACACCCTCAAAGAGCCCTACGGGGTGGTCGGACTGATCTTCCCGTGGAACGGCCCGGTGTTCAACGCCTGCACCAAGTTGGCGCCGGCGCTGGCCGCCGGATGCAGCAGCGTCGCCAAACCCGCTGAAGAGACGCCACTGTCGGCGTTAGTGCTGGACCGGCTGCTCACCGAGGCGGGGGTTCCCGACGGCGTCGTCAACCTGGTCACCGGCTACGGACACACCGCGGGCGCGGCGTTGGTCGAACACACGGGCGTCGAGAAGATCGCCTTCACCGGGTCCACCGAGGTCGGCAGGCGGATCGTTACGGCGTCGGCGGGAAACCTCAAGCGTGTCAGCCTCGAACTCGGCGGTAAGTCGCCGGTGTTGATCTACGACGACGCCGACCTGAACACGGCTATCACGACGGCCGCGATGGGCATCTTCATCCACTCCGGCCAGGGGTGTATCTGTGGGTCGCGGATCTTTGTGCAGCGCGGCGTCTACGACCAAGTGGTCGAGGGAATCGCCATGGTGGCCAACAATCTTCAGTTGGGTGGGCCGAAGGATGACGGTGCCGTCATAGGACCGCTGATCAGCGAGAAGCAGCTCAACCGGGTGATGGGATTCATCGACGAGGGCAAGCGCGACAGGGTCGAGGTCATCACCGGCGGGCACCGCTTGGATCGCCGCGGCTATTTCGTACACCCGACCGTGCTGGCCGACGTCGACCCCGGCATGCGGCTGTATCAGGAAGAGATCTTCGGGCCGGTGGTCACGGTGCTGCCGTTCGAGGACGACGACGAAGCCGTCGCGCTGGCCAACGATTCCGAGTACGGCCTGGCCGCCACCGCGTGGACCAATGACCTGGGCCGCGCCCACCGGCTGGCCAAGCGACTGCGGGCGGGAACCGTCTCGCTGAACTGCCAGATGATCTTCGACCACTCGGTGCCCTTCGGCGGCTACAAGCAGTCCGGGTGGGGCCACGAGTGGGGTCGCGACGGCGTGGAGAGCTTCCTGCAGACCAAATCGGTGTACACGCAGCTGTAG
- a CDS encoding mycofactocin-coupled SDR family oxidoreductase, which translates to MSGRVEGKVAFITGAARGQGRSHARRLAQEGADIIAVDLCGPVSANSPIAPSTPDDLAETVDLVKGLGRRIVAEQVDVRDFDALTAAVDGGVEQLGRLDIVVANAGIGNGGATLDKTSESDWTDMIDVNLSGVWKTVKAAVPHLLSGGRGGSIILTSSVGGLKAYPHTGHYIAAKHGVVGLMRSFAVELGQHSIRVNSVHPTNVNTPMFMNNGTMKLFRPDLENPGPDDLKVVAQLMHTLPVGWVEPEDISNAVLFLASDEARYITGLPVTVDAGSMLK; encoded by the coding sequence ATGAGCGGAAGAGTCGAGGGCAAGGTCGCCTTCATCACCGGTGCGGCACGGGGCCAGGGCCGCAGTCACGCCCGACGCCTGGCACAGGAGGGTGCCGACATCATCGCCGTCGACCTCTGCGGGCCGGTCAGCGCCAATAGCCCGATCGCACCGTCGACCCCCGACGATCTGGCCGAAACCGTGGACCTGGTCAAGGGTTTGGGGCGGCGCATCGTCGCCGAACAGGTCGACGTACGCGATTTCGACGCGCTCACCGCGGCGGTGGACGGCGGCGTCGAGCAGTTGGGCCGCCTGGACATCGTCGTCGCCAACGCCGGGATCGGCAACGGCGGGGCGACACTGGACAAGACCTCCGAATCGGACTGGACCGACATGATCGACGTCAACCTCTCCGGTGTGTGGAAGACGGTGAAAGCCGCGGTGCCGCATCTTCTTTCCGGCGGACGGGGCGGATCAATCATCCTGACCAGTTCGGTGGGCGGACTGAAGGCCTACCCGCACACCGGTCACTACATCGCCGCCAAGCACGGCGTGGTCGGGTTGATGCGCAGCTTCGCCGTCGAACTCGGCCAGCATTCGATCCGGGTGAACTCGGTGCATCCCACCAACGTGAACACGCCGATGTTCATGAACAACGGGACGATGAAACTGTTCCGGCCCGACCTGGAGAACCCCGGCCCCGATGACCTGAAGGTCGTCGCGCAGCTCATGCACACCCTGCCGGTGGGTTGGGTGGAGCCGGAGGACATCAGCAACGCGGTGCTGTTCCTGGCCTCGGACGAGGCCCGCTACATCACCGGGCTCCCGGTCACCGTCGATGCCGGCAGCATGCTCAAGTAA
- a CDS encoding cytochrome P450, with the protein MTDLATVDYFSDAAVTQDPYAYYEYLRANGPVFAEPHHGVVAVTGYDEVLAAFKNHDCFSAVNAIGGPFPPLPFEPEGDDITEQIEAHRHQFPIFEHVVVMDPPAHTRARSLLTGLLTPKRLKENEEFIWRLTDTQLDEFIGTGRCEFLFDYAKPYATLAITDLLGVPEEDRAEFRRALGAGYHEGQHVGSLDGTPVALNPLEYLDEKFSGYLTERRREPRGDVLSSLAAATYPDGSTPELLEVVHPATFLFGAGQETVTKLLGAAVQTLGERPELQQTLRARPELIPAFIEEALRIQSPTKIDFRLARKTTTLGGVPIKAGTVLMLCLGAANRDPRKFADPDEFRLDRKNVREHIAFGRGIHTCAGAPLARVEGRITVQRMLERMRDIRISEDHHGPAGARRYTYEPTFLLRGLTELHIEFDPVEG; encoded by the coding sequence ATGACGGATCTCGCGACGGTGGACTACTTCTCCGATGCAGCCGTCACCCAGGATCCCTACGCCTACTACGAATACCTGCGGGCCAACGGGCCGGTGTTCGCCGAGCCGCATCACGGCGTCGTCGCCGTCACCGGATATGACGAGGTGCTGGCCGCGTTCAAGAACCACGATTGCTTCTCGGCGGTCAACGCCATCGGCGGACCGTTCCCCCCGTTGCCGTTCGAGCCCGAAGGTGACGACATCACCGAGCAGATCGAGGCACACCGGCACCAGTTCCCGATCTTCGAGCACGTCGTCGTCATGGACCCGCCCGCGCACACCCGGGCCCGGTCACTGCTGACCGGGCTGCTCACTCCGAAACGACTGAAGGAGAACGAGGAGTTCATCTGGCGGCTGACCGATACCCAGCTCGACGAGTTCATCGGGACCGGGCGCTGTGAATTCCTGTTCGACTACGCGAAACCCTATGCGACCCTGGCGATCACCGACCTGCTCGGTGTGCCCGAGGAGGACCGCGCGGAATTCCGCAGGGCGCTGGGCGCCGGGTATCACGAGGGCCAGCACGTCGGATCCCTGGACGGGACACCGGTTGCGCTCAACCCGCTGGAATACCTCGACGAGAAGTTCAGCGGCTACCTCACCGAGCGGCGACGCGAGCCGCGCGGCGACGTGCTGAGCAGCCTGGCCGCCGCCACCTACCCCGACGGCTCCACGCCGGAACTGCTCGAGGTGGTCCACCCGGCCACGTTCCTGTTCGGCGCGGGCCAGGAGACCGTCACCAAACTGCTGGGGGCGGCGGTGCAGACCCTCGGGGAGCGGCCCGAACTGCAGCAGACGCTGCGTGCGCGCCCCGAACTGATCCCCGCCTTCATCGAGGAGGCGCTGCGCATCCAGAGCCCCACCAAGATCGACTTCCGCCTCGCCCGCAAGACCACCACGCTGGGCGGGGTACCGATCAAGGCCGGCACCGTGCTGATGCTGTGCCTGGGCGCGGCGAATCGGGATCCGCGCAAGTTCGCCGACCCCGACGAGTTCCGGCTGGACCGCAAGAACGTCCGTGAGCACATCGCGTTCGGTCGCGGTATCCACACCTGCGCCGGGGCCCCGCTGGCCCGGGTGGAGGGGCGGATCACCGTTCAGCGGATGCTCGAGCGGATGCGCGACATCCGGATCAGCGAGGACCACCACGGCCCGGCCGGGGCGCGCCGCTACACCTACGAGCCGACCTTCCTGCTACGTGGGCTGACCGAGCTGCATATCGAATTCGACCCCGTCGAGGGGTAA
- a CDS encoding mycofactocin-coupled SDR family oxidoreductase: MGSLDGKVAFITGVARGQGRSHAVRLAADGADIIGVDICADITSNGYPMATREELDETVALVEAAGGKMVASVADVRDFAALKTALDAGVERFGRLDIVCANAGIAAMAFRELTDDEDLQMWTDVIDVNLVGSFHTAKAAIGHLIAGGRGGSIVFTSSTAGLKGFGGLQGGGLGYAASKHGIVGLMRTLANALAPHSIRVNTVHPTAVNTMMAVNPAMTSFLENYPDGGPHLQNPMPVGMLEPEDISAAISYLVSDAAQYVTGVTFPVDAGFCNKL, encoded by the coding sequence ATGGGTTCACTCGACGGGAAAGTCGCGTTCATCACCGGGGTGGCGCGCGGCCAGGGCCGCAGCCATGCGGTGCGCCTGGCCGCCGACGGCGCCGACATCATCGGCGTGGACATCTGCGCCGACATCACCTCCAACGGGTATCCGATGGCGACCCGCGAGGAACTCGACGAGACCGTCGCCCTGGTGGAGGCCGCGGGCGGCAAGATGGTGGCCTCGGTCGCCGACGTCCGCGACTTCGCGGCGCTCAAGACGGCACTGGACGCCGGGGTCGAGCGGTTCGGCCGCCTCGACATCGTCTGCGCCAACGCCGGTATCGCCGCGATGGCGTTCCGCGAACTCACCGACGACGAAGACCTGCAGATGTGGACCGACGTGATCGACGTGAACCTGGTCGGTTCGTTCCACACCGCCAAGGCCGCCATCGGCCACCTGATCGCCGGGGGCCGCGGCGGGTCGATCGTGTTCACCAGTTCGACCGCCGGGCTGAAAGGCTTCGGCGGCCTGCAGGGCGGCGGCCTGGGTTATGCCGCCTCCAAGCACGGCATCGTCGGCCTGATGCGCACCCTGGCCAACGCCCTTGCACCCCATAGCATCCGGGTCAACACAGTGCACCCGACAGCGGTCAACACCATGATGGCGGTCAACCCCGCGATGACGTCCTTCCTGGAGAACTACCCGGATGGCGGTCCGCATCTGCAGAACCCGATGCCGGTCGGGATGCTCGAACCCGAGGACATCAGCGCGGCGATCTCCTACCTGGTCTCCGACGCCGCCCAGTACGTCACCGGGGTCACCTTCCCCGTCGACGCCGGCTTCTGCAACAAGCTATGA
- a CDS encoding aldehyde dehydrogenase family protein — MTLPREPVGLLIGDARITASSASSHAHIYPATGRPNATVTLAGHAEIDHAVRVAGEAQREWIALTVDRRRDLLIDLADAVHQHLEELAVLNVHDYAVPMSFAGNAILLERFLRHFAGYVDKPHGSSTPVDGSFDVNLVEREPYGVVGVIAPWNGALVVAGSCVAPALAAGNAVVFKPSELAPLAALRFGELCLKVGLPPGLVNVVPAAAEGGDALVRHPGIGKIHFTGGDATARAVLQAAAANLTPVVTELGGKSANIVFADADLDAAAVMAAHQGPLMQSGQSCACASRILVHHSIYDAFAAKFLAVIGHTHIGDPFDPEVTFGPVVSEPAADRILGMVERAAADGSGELLTGGRRLGGDLAAGYYIEPTVFGDVDNSAPLAQNETFGPVVSLIRFGDDTDAVRIANDSRYGLNAFVHTRDLQRAHRVARQLEAGSVWVNTFSDIAPQGPYGGYKRSGFGRTGGVEGLHEFLRVKNIRIGIG; from the coding sequence ATGACACTGCCCCGCGAACCGGTCGGACTGCTGATCGGCGATGCCCGGATCACCGCATCGTCGGCGTCATCACATGCACACATCTATCCGGCAACCGGCCGACCGAACGCCACCGTCACGCTGGCGGGCCACGCCGAGATCGACCATGCGGTACGCGTCGCCGGCGAAGCACAGCGGGAATGGATTGCGCTGACGGTCGACCGGCGTCGCGACCTGCTGATCGACCTCGCCGATGCGGTGCACCAGCACCTCGAGGAACTCGCGGTGCTCAACGTCCACGACTACGCGGTTCCGATGTCGTTCGCCGGGAACGCGATCCTGCTGGAGCGATTCCTGCGCCACTTCGCCGGCTACGTCGACAAGCCGCACGGTTCGAGCACGCCGGTGGACGGCTCTTTCGACGTCAACCTGGTCGAACGCGAGCCGTACGGCGTGGTCGGTGTCATCGCCCCGTGGAACGGTGCGCTGGTGGTCGCCGGATCGTGCGTCGCCCCCGCGCTGGCTGCCGGAAACGCGGTGGTGTTCAAGCCTTCTGAGCTGGCACCGCTGGCCGCGCTGCGTTTCGGTGAGCTGTGCCTGAAGGTGGGCCTACCGCCCGGCCTGGTCAACGTGGTGCCGGCCGCCGCGGAAGGCGGTGACGCACTGGTGCGCCATCCCGGGATCGGCAAAATCCATTTCACGGGCGGGGATGCGACCGCTCGCGCGGTGCTGCAGGCCGCCGCGGCCAACCTCACCCCGGTGGTCACCGAACTCGGCGGCAAGTCCGCGAACATCGTCTTCGCCGACGCCGATCTGGATGCGGCGGCCGTCATGGCCGCACACCAGGGGCCGCTGATGCAATCCGGGCAGAGTTGCGCCTGCGCCAGCCGAATCCTGGTACACCACTCGATCTATGACGCTTTCGCCGCGAAATTCCTGGCGGTGATCGGCCATACCCACATCGGCGACCCGTTCGATCCGGAAGTGACGTTCGGTCCGGTCGTCAGCGAGCCCGCGGCCGACCGCATCCTCGGCATGGTCGAGCGCGCTGCCGCCGATGGCAGCGGCGAACTGCTGACCGGCGGCCGGCGACTCGGCGGTGATCTCGCGGCCGGTTACTACATCGAGCCGACGGTCTTCGGCGACGTCGACAACTCCGCACCGCTGGCCCAGAACGAGACGTTCGGCCCGGTGGTGTCGCTGATCAGGTTCGGCGACGACACCGACGCGGTGCGTATCGCCAACGACAGCCGATACGGGCTCAACGCGTTCGTGCACACCCGAGATCTGCAGCGCGCCCACCGGGTCGCCCGGCAACTGGAGGCCGGCTCGGTGTGGGTCAACACCTTCAGCGATATCGCGCCGCAGGGCCCCTACGGCGGTTACAAGCGGAGCGGATTCGGGCGTACCGGCGGTGTCGAAGGACTGCACGAATTCCTGCGGGTCAAGAACATTCGTATCGGGATAGGCTGA
- a CDS encoding TetR family transcriptional regulator has protein sequence MDGPEERILGIVVEILESQGYDAVQLREVARRARVSLATIYKRYATRDELILAALDTWMARHRYSGIAPHAREPGESVYAALMRLYRTIFEPWERHPAILAAYVRARSAPGGEQLARRGFDVVVPAAQALLADVDDAFIADLDIIITNLVYGLSARFVAGEIAITEVLPSLERAVYRLTEAYGRDTGD, from the coding sequence TTGGACGGGCCGGAAGAACGGATTCTGGGCATCGTCGTCGAGATCCTTGAATCGCAGGGCTACGACGCGGTGCAACTGCGGGAAGTCGCCCGACGGGCCCGGGTGTCCCTGGCGACCATCTACAAGCGCTACGCCACCCGCGACGAGCTGATCCTGGCCGCCCTGGACACCTGGATGGCCCGGCATCGCTACTCCGGGATCGCACCGCATGCCCGCGAGCCCGGCGAATCGGTGTATGCGGCGCTGATGCGCTTGTACCGCACCATCTTCGAGCCGTGGGAACGCCATCCGGCGATCCTGGCCGCCTATGTGCGGGCCCGCTCGGCGCCGGGCGGCGAACAGTTGGCCCGGCGTGGCTTCGATGTGGTGGTGCCGGCCGCGCAGGCGCTGCTCGCCGACGTCGACGACGCCTTCATCGCCGACCTGGACATCATCATCACCAACCTGGTCTATGGGCTGTCCGCGCGGTTCGTCGCCGGCGAGATCGCCATCACCGAGGTACTGCCCAGCCTGGAACGGGCGGTGTACCGGCTCACCGAGGCATACGGTCGGGACACCGGCGATTGA
- a CDS encoding mycofactocin-coupled SDR family oxidoreductase: MTGRVSGKRVLVTGAARGMGRSHAVRLAEEGADLILVDICASLPEIDYPLAGTEDLDETADLVRQLGRRAVTHVVDVRDAAALTAAVEDGVAQLGGLDASVANAGVITGGTWDTTTGEQWRTVVDVNLIGTWNTCAAALPHLVDHGGSLVNISSVAGIKGSPLHTPYTASKHGVVGMSRALANELAGVNVRVNTVHPTGVETGMRPDALHALLHGSRSDLGPIFQNALPIVMTEARDVSNAVLFLVSDESRHVTGLEFKVDAGVTIR, encoded by the coding sequence ATGACCGGGCGGGTATCGGGCAAGCGGGTGCTGGTGACCGGCGCCGCCCGCGGGATGGGCCGCAGCCACGCCGTCCGCCTGGCCGAAGAAGGCGCCGATCTGATCCTGGTCGACATCTGCGCATCGCTGCCGGAGATCGACTATCCGCTGGCCGGCACCGAAGACCTCGACGAGACCGCGGACCTGGTGCGGCAGTTGGGTCGCCGCGCGGTCACCCACGTCGTCGACGTCCGGGACGCGGCCGCGCTCACCGCGGCGGTCGAGGACGGAGTGGCGCAACTGGGCGGGCTGGACGCCTCGGTCGCCAACGCCGGGGTGATCACCGGCGGCACCTGGGACACCACCACCGGCGAGCAGTGGCGCACCGTGGTCGACGTCAACCTGATCGGCACCTGGAACACCTGCGCTGCGGCGTTGCCCCATCTGGTCGACCACGGCGGCAGCCTGGTCAATATCAGTTCGGTCGCCGGGATCAAGGGCAGCCCGTTGCACACCCCCTACACCGCGTCCAAGCACGGCGTGGTCGGCATGAGCCGGGCGCTGGCCAATGAGCTTGCCGGGGTGAACGTCCGGGTCAACACGGTGCATCCGACCGGGGTGGAGACCGGGATGCGACCGGACGCGCTGCACGCCCTGCTGCACGGGTCGCGGTCCGACCTGGGCCCGATCTTCCAGAACGCTCTGCCGATCGTGATGACCGAGGCCCGCGACGTCAGCAACGCGGTGTTGTTCCTGGTCTCCGACGAGTCCCGGCATGTGACCGGGCTGGAGTTCAAGGTGGATGCCGGTGTCACCATCCGATGA
- a CDS encoding carboxymuconolactone decarboxylase family protein, translated as MPVSPSDEPGRGARAFAELMGRPAPGAAGAAAGTLLDFVFAEVWRRPGLSRRDRWFVALPCVAAADTEVPLREHIHAALVGGDLTIDEMRETVLHFAVYSGWPKASQFSMTVDEVWARIHTERGDPVPPPTPLLPLTTPSDPEERLRTGEQAFRDVNCLPFVPTRDDPYSGAGILNFVFGEMWLRPGLGMKERRLITVACVAFQDAPYPIMSHVYAALKSRDVSFDEIDEVALHFGAYYGWAKASRLMESIEEQKQRVAAEWAAESTP; from the coding sequence ATGCCGGTGTCACCATCCGATGAGCCCGGGCGCGGCGCCCGCGCCTTCGCCGAATTGATGGGCAGGCCCGCACCCGGTGCGGCCGGCGCCGCGGCGGGGACCCTGCTGGATTTCGTCTTCGCCGAGGTCTGGCGACGCCCCGGGTTGAGCCGCCGCGATCGGTGGTTCGTGGCGCTGCCCTGCGTCGCGGCGGCCGACACCGAAGTGCCGTTACGCGAGCACATCCATGCCGCGCTGGTCGGCGGCGACCTGACCATCGACGAAATGCGGGAGACCGTCCTGCATTTCGCGGTCTACTCCGGCTGGCCCAAGGCCTCGCAGTTCAGCATGACCGTCGACGAGGTGTGGGCGCGCATCCACACCGAGCGCGGCGATCCCGTCCCGCCCCCGACGCCACTGCTGCCGTTGACCACCCCCAGCGATCCCGAAGAACGGCTGCGTACCGGCGAGCAGGCCTTCCGTGACGTCAACTGCCTGCCCTTCGTCCCGACCCGCGACGACCCGTATTCGGGCGCGGGCATCTTGAATTTCGTCTTCGGGGAGATGTGGCTGCGCCCGGGGCTCGGCATGAAGGAGCGCCGGCTGATCACCGTGGCGTGTGTGGCGTTTCAGGACGCGCCGTACCCGATCATGAGCCACGTCTATGCCGCCCTGAAGAGCCGAGACGTATCGTTCGACGAGATCGACGAGGTGGCCCTGCATTTCGGCGCCTACTACGGATGGGCGAAGGCGTCCCGGCTGATGGAATCCATCGAGGAGCAGAAGCAGCGAGTCGCCGCCGAGTGGGCCGCCGAAAGCACCCCATGA